The following are encoded together in the Choloepus didactylus isolate mChoDid1 chromosome 7, mChoDid1.pri, whole genome shotgun sequence genome:
- the MRAP2 gene encoding melanocortin-2 receptor accessory protein 2 isoform X1: MSAQRLTSNRTSQQSTSNSDYTWEYEYYEIGPVSFEGLKAHKYSIVIGFWVGLAVFVIFMFFVLTLLTKTGAPHQDNGESSEKRFRMNSFVSDFGRPLEPDKVFSRQGNEESRSVFHCYINEVERIDSAKACLQTTALDSDVQFQEVIRSSGRPEEELNRLMKFDLPNFVNTDQNSSFGEDDLLISEPPIVLENKPVSQISHKDLD; the protein is encoded by the exons ATGTCTGCCCAGAGGTTAACTTCTAACAGAACCTCCCAGCAATCCACATCGAACTCTGACTACACCTGGGAATATGAGTATTATGAGATTGGACCAGTTTCCTTTGAAGGACTGAAGGCCCATAAAT ATTCAATTGTCATTGGATTTTGGGTCGGCCTTGCAGTCTTTgtgattttcatgttttttgtgcTGACCTTGTTGACCAAGACAGGAGCCCCGCACCAAGA CAATGGAGAGTCTTCAGAAAAGAGATTCAGAATGAACAGCTTTGTGTCTGACTTTGGAAGACCCCTGGAGCCAGATAAGGTGTTTTCTCGCCAGGGCAATGAGGAGTCCAGGTCTGTCTTTCATTGCTACATCAATGAAGTGGAACGCATAGACAGTGCCAAAGCTTGTCTCCAGACCACAGCCCTTGACAGTGATGTTCAATTCCAGGAAGTCATCAGAAGCAGCGGGAGGCCAGAGGAGGAGCTGAACAGGCTCATGAAGTTTGACCTCCCCAACTTTGTGAACACGGACCAGAACTCCTCTTTTGGAGAAGATGATCTTCTGATTTCTGAACCACccattgttttagaaaataagcCAGTGTCCCAGATCTCACACAAAGATCTGGACTGA
- the MRAP2 gene encoding melanocortin-2 receptor accessory protein 2 isoform X2, with the protein MNSFVSDFGRPLEPDKVFSRQGNEESRSVFHCYINEVERIDSAKACLQTTALDSDVQFQEVIRSSGRPEEELNRLMKFDLPNFVNTDQNSSFGEDDLLISEPPIVLENKPVSQISHKDLD; encoded by the coding sequence ATGAACAGCTTTGTGTCTGACTTTGGAAGACCCCTGGAGCCAGATAAGGTGTTTTCTCGCCAGGGCAATGAGGAGTCCAGGTCTGTCTTTCATTGCTACATCAATGAAGTGGAACGCATAGACAGTGCCAAAGCTTGTCTCCAGACCACAGCCCTTGACAGTGATGTTCAATTCCAGGAAGTCATCAGAAGCAGCGGGAGGCCAGAGGAGGAGCTGAACAGGCTCATGAAGTTTGACCTCCCCAACTTTGTGAACACGGACCAGAACTCCTCTTTTGGAGAAGATGATCTTCTGATTTCTGAACCACccattgttttagaaaataagcCAGTGTCCCAGATCTCACACAAAGATCTGGACTGA